In the Fibrobacter succinogenes genome, one interval contains:
- a CDS encoding SpvB/TcaC N-terminal domain-containing protein: MAEKQKGNESKETQNKSWLLSGPVLSTGRGGGALRGTKGEFNCDAHTGSAKLSIPLPFTPDREGVVPPVSLSYDSGNGNGAFGLGWNLGCPRIERSTSRRLPLYMDSEDSDVFTLSGADLVCIAEEKRGTTTVRHYRLQSESQFSRIEFRKEASGETSFCVFGSDGSQSTYGDSAESRIEDPQYPGHVFAYLISRSEDALGNVVRYRYCGDGANRHLEQVLYGNKASRTISSSPDDFHLGLVFAYAERDDVYVNRKPGFEVRCGLRCESATLYHGFGSASLFSDGNKVRSLSFEYVAGCGGISLLEKVVESGHRVLADGSSASESLPPMSFSYFPFVLGKEWCEFDSSSVSDIPGGFTSAEWIDLYGEGIAGLLMDCGGKWYFKHNLGNGRLSSASEVGDRPVPGAAFGLVDIEGNGVMAMVENKGANAGASSLDESGKFGLRKKFGSVPWIDWERPNIKFMDLDGDGRSEIVVAENDRIRVYLSGGVKGYGNAIYRYFTEPGEKPVLVSQSPDEAVFAADMTGDGLADLVRVRFSDVCYWPNFGHGRFGSAIYMDNAPVLGGYKNFNPANLIVADIDGSGTTDLLYREGDRIHIYRNCLGKSFEFVDTISLPGKGGTVKSADVLGKGLSTIVFGSPLFADASASPRYLPVQGGRTNVMSGYSNGTGAQVDIEYTPSTAYYLEDKLSGNPWTTKLPYVVQCVSKVVSRDLVTGWERTETYAYRDGYHDPDFREFRGFGSVVLREHECGIDPETDQDIRETRTDFYLGKSSEMPTLDCAQAMTTRQWQEGCRSFQGMPKSRKILSVNRDGTEIKEFSTTSWTYRAKFVMEARLPGDRFRNGSCWQCIQESETASFRESADDTPRTNASFTLNTDAYGRPLLSASVWYGRGGSKPDGLPDVVWNEQKKNFVTFTETGYTQDSVHSSGKFRMGLLKKTISYEVKGFSASNLDNPQKLRELFADASRARDVLTREDVVFYDDALSAPRADDTCGLAGTVYERYGLAFESQTLSTIYGNSVDASDMAAAGYVLRDGDWYCKSGRNVYAQDAALNFYRPCGIEDAFGNRTSVVYDAHSWLVESVTDAVGNTVSADNDYRYMSPRTVTDANGNRTAVDWTPLGLVSKVALMGKTGQSEGDTLDSPTEEFIYDFDCFGTSSTPIHVRTRRREAHGSSMCRWLESVEYSDGAGRVVLAKAVAEPGKYKTLENGSVVEKDSGTDVRWVGSGRTIYNNAGNPVKQYEPYFSGSDNYESEPAVVETGVTPVLHYDPLDRLVRTDLPDGTFSRAEFATWEQRNFDQDDTVLESAWYADRNSPDPAGNEPANPEKRAAWLAAKHAGTPSVEYLDAQGRPFYSVADNGTRGRYATLTVFDVLGNPLSVTDARGNVVMSYAYNSLSVACRTASMDAGERRTLLAVDGQPVLGFDSRGHRLRSGYDALRRPTEQWLSENGGAEKLVGRTVYGESAPNSEASNLRGMMWKSYDQSGLVENAAYDFKGNLLQGSRQFARAYNQTIDWNVTAPDSLLESETFTTTTAYDALNRATSIRTPHNSSIPASEILPGYNEASLLEKVDVKLRGATTATNFVQNIDYDAKGQRERIQYGNGSTTGYTYDDKTFRLKRLLTTRNNGADVLQDLNYTYDAVGNVTQIDDSAQQTIFFNGSVVSPSQKFEYDALYRLVKATGREHVSVNADSEPEAEGYNAAQISPQDGTAMRNYAREWEYDSVGNILSMIHKFNGSQWTRRNAYATDCNRLNSTAVGQTTASFAYNAHGSMTSMPHLSAMDWDFTEKLCHVTRGTTEAYYNYDGNGIRTRKVVVKNGVTETRLYLGGFEIWRKTVNGALDTERETLHVMDDQKRIAIVETLTVENGNRVAGPSPVQRYQLDNHLGSASLELDASANIISYEEYYPYGDTSYRAGRSASEVSQKRYRYTGKEKDEESSLYYCEQRYYAAHISRWVSTDPTWLEDGINIYAYVHGNPLSGVDPSGMGTENNETAANDEYNDDKAKENLINAIREHVLSGLGDEGRKKVESIIEKIKDGSFDEEIYKNIGRPEKGTDVNPTKFGRLVEDKDLQDLYYIARARDYQIRDGKNGVAQYYIVYGAKYMFRFKYETRNELTEEGKDWLDDTLKNLQNEMEKIISENPKCENIPEKMPNSLNDLAFKSHVRAYVDAGFCKVPMDWWDIIGTPDLSDIKKGIRQGLGVAAECFDIKIFFYNTGAIYTNMNVNREKK, translated from the coding sequence ATGGCGGAAAAGCAAAAAGGTAACGAGTCAAAGGAAACTCAAAATAAGTCTTGGCTCCTTAGCGGTCCCGTGCTGAGCACGGGCCGTGGTGGTGGCGCTTTGCGCGGGACGAAGGGCGAGTTCAACTGCGACGCCCATACCGGTAGCGCTAAGCTTTCCATACCGCTGCCGTTCACACCCGACAGGGAAGGGGTCGTTCCGCCCGTGTCGCTGTCGTACGATTCCGGGAATGGAAACGGGGCGTTCGGCCTCGGCTGGAATCTGGGCTGCCCGCGTATAGAGCGTTCCACTTCGCGCAGGCTCCCGCTGTACATGGATTCCGAAGACTCGGATGTGTTTACGCTCTCCGGCGCCGACTTGGTCTGCATCGCCGAGGAAAAACGCGGAACGACAACGGTACGCCATTACCGCCTGCAATCCGAATCGCAGTTCTCCCGCATCGAATTCAGGAAGGAAGCAAGTGGTGAAACAAGCTTCTGCGTGTTCGGATCTGACGGGAGCCAGTCCACATATGGCGACTCTGCGGAATCGCGCATCGAAGACCCGCAATATCCCGGGCATGTGTTTGCCTACCTGATCAGTCGCAGCGAGGACGCGCTCGGCAACGTCGTGCGCTACCGCTACTGCGGGGACGGCGCGAACCGCCACTTGGAACAGGTGCTTTATGGGAATAAGGCTTCCCGTACTATAAGTTCGTCGCCAGACGATTTCCATCTTGGCCTTGTGTTCGCGTATGCGGAACGCGATGATGTCTATGTAAATCGCAAGCCCGGATTCGAGGTGCGTTGCGGTCTCAGGTGCGAATCTGCTACGCTCTATCACGGCTTCGGCTCTGCTTCACTCTTTTCCGACGGGAATAAGGTCCGGTCGCTTTCATTCGAGTACGTTGCCGGATGCGGCGGAATCTCGCTTCTGGAGAAGGTCGTGGAGAGCGGGCACCGTGTACTGGCCGACGGTTCTTCCGCTTCGGAAAGCTTGCCCCCCATGTCGTTCTCGTATTTCCCATTCGTACTCGGCAAGGAATGGTGCGAATTCGACAGTAGCTCGGTGAGCGATATTCCCGGCGGCTTCACGTCCGCCGAATGGATCGACCTCTACGGCGAGGGCATCGCCGGCCTGCTCATGGACTGCGGTGGCAAATGGTACTTTAAGCACAATCTGGGGAACGGCCGCCTGTCTTCCGCTTCGGAAGTGGGCGACAGACCCGTACCGGGTGCCGCATTTGGCCTTGTGGATATCGAAGGCAATGGCGTCATGGCGATGGTCGAGAACAAGGGCGCGAATGCCGGCGCTTCTTCTTTGGACGAGTCCGGGAAGTTTGGACTGCGAAAGAAGTTCGGTAGTGTCCCGTGGATTGACTGGGAACGTCCAAACATAAAGTTCATGGATCTTGACGGCGACGGACGCAGCGAAATCGTCGTTGCCGAAAATGACAGGATACGCGTGTATCTCTCCGGCGGCGTGAAGGGCTACGGGAACGCCATCTACAGGTATTTTACCGAGCCGGGCGAAAAACCCGTGCTTGTTTCGCAGTCTCCCGACGAGGCGGTGTTCGCCGCCGACATGACGGGCGACGGTCTCGCCGATCTTGTGCGTGTCCGGTTCTCGGATGTCTGTTACTGGCCGAACTTTGGCCATGGGCGCTTTGGTTCGGCAATTTATATGGACAACGCGCCTGTTTTGGGCGGCTATAAGAATTTCAATCCCGCGAACCTGATCGTTGCGGACATTGATGGTTCAGGGACCACGGACCTGCTATACCGTGAGGGCGATCGTATCCATATCTACCGCAACTGTCTCGGGAAATCGTTCGAGTTCGTCGATACGATTTCGCTTCCTGGCAAGGGCGGGACGGTGAAATCTGCGGATGTTCTTGGAAAAGGGCTTTCTACCATCGTGTTCGGCTCCCCGCTATTTGCGGACGCGTCCGCATCGCCGCGGTACCTGCCAGTGCAGGGCGGGCGTACCAACGTCATGTCCGGCTACTCGAACGGAACGGGTGCGCAAGTCGATATTGAATACACGCCGAGTACGGCCTACTATCTTGAGGACAAACTATCTGGGAACCCGTGGACTACGAAGTTGCCGTACGTCGTTCAGTGCGTCTCCAAGGTCGTGTCGAGGGACCTCGTCACGGGCTGGGAGCGGACCGAGACCTACGCCTACCGCGACGGCTACCACGACCCGGATTTCCGCGAGTTCAGGGGCTTCGGTTCCGTGGTGCTGCGCGAGCACGAGTGCGGCATCGACCCGGAAACCGACCAGGACATACGCGAGACAAGGACGGATTTTTATTTAGGCAAATCGTCGGAAATGCCCACATTGGATTGCGCCCAGGCGATGACTACCCGCCAGTGGCAGGAAGGCTGCCGCTCGTTCCAGGGGATGCCGAAAAGCCGCAAGATTCTTTCTGTCAACAGGGACGGGACGGAAATCAAGGAATTTTCCACGACATCGTGGACCTACCGGGCAAAATTTGTCATGGAAGCCCGCTTGCCGGGCGATCGATTCCGCAACGGTTCCTGCTGGCAGTGCATCCAGGAATCCGAGACGGCCTCGTTCCGGGAATCTGCCGACGACACGCCGCGTACGAACGCCTCGTTTACGCTGAATACGGATGCGTACGGGAGGCCACTCCTCTCGGCCTCGGTCTGGTACGGTCGCGGAGGCTCGAAGCCGGACGGCCTGCCCGATGTCGTGTGGAACGAACAGAAGAAGAACTTTGTGACCTTCACCGAGACTGGCTATACCCAGGATTCCGTGCATTCTTCGGGCAAGTTCCGCATGGGCCTCTTGAAAAAAACTATCTCTTATGAAGTGAAAGGATTCAGTGCTTCCAACCTGGACAATCCGCAAAAGTTGAGGGAACTGTTCGCAGACGCGAGCAGGGCTCGTGACGTCCTGACCCGGGAAGATGTCGTCTTTTACGACGACGCCCTTTCCGCACCCCGTGCCGACGACACGTGCGGCCTCGCGGGGACCGTCTACGAGCGCTACGGGCTCGCCTTCGAGTCGCAGACCCTATCCACGATATACGGGAACTCCGTGGACGCGAGCGACATGGCCGCGGCGGGGTATGTCCTCCGCGATGGCGACTGGTACTGCAAATCGGGCAGGAACGTCTATGCGCAGGATGCCGCGTTGAACTTCTATCGGCCCTGCGGGATCGAGGACGCATTCGGGAACCGCACTTCTGTCGTCTACGACGCGCATTCATGGCTCGTGGAGTCCGTCACGGACGCCGTAGGGAACACGGTCTCTGCCGACAACGACTACCGTTACATGTCCCCGCGGACGGTGACGGACGCGAACGGCAACAGGACCGCGGTGGACTGGACACCCCTCGGCCTCGTCTCGAAGGTCGCCCTGATGGGCAAGACGGGGCAGTCGGAGGGCGATACGCTCGACAGCCCAACCGAAGAGTTTATATACGATTTCGACTGCTTCGGGACGTCGTCGACGCCAATCCACGTGCGCACCCGCCGCCGCGAGGCGCACGGATCGTCCATGTGCAGGTGGCTGGAGTCCGTCGAGTATTCGGACGGGGCGGGCCGCGTCGTGCTCGCCAAGGCCGTCGCGGAACCCGGCAAGTACAAAACGCTTGAAAATGGCTCAGTCGTCGAGAAGGACAGCGGGACGGACGTCCGCTGGGTCGGTTCCGGCCGCACCATCTACAACAACGCCGGGAATCCCGTCAAGCAGTACGAGCCGTACTTCAGCGGGAGCGACAATTACGAGAGTGAGCCCGCCGTCGTCGAGACCGGGGTCACGCCCGTGCTGCACTACGACCCGCTCGACAGGCTCGTGCGCACGGACTTGCCGGACGGGACGTTCAGCAGGGCGGAATTCGCCACGTGGGAACAGAGGAACTTCGACCAGGACGACACCGTGCTGGAAAGCGCCTGGTACGCGGACAGGAACTCGCCGGACCCGGCGGGGAACGAACCTGCAAATCCTGAAAAGAGGGCCGCATGGCTCGCCGCGAAACACGCGGGCACTCCGTCCGTGGAGTACCTGGACGCGCAGGGACGCCCGTTCTACAGCGTCGCGGACAACGGGACGCGGGGCAGGTACGCCACGCTCACGGTGTTCGACGTCCTGGGCAACCCGCTTTCCGTGACGGACGCCCGCGGCAACGTGGTAATGTCGTATGCCTACAACTCCCTCTCTGTGGCCTGCAGGACCGCGAGCATGGACGCCGGGGAACGCAGAACGTTGCTTGCTGTCGATGGCCAGCCCGTGCTCGGTTTCGATAGTCGCGGGCACAGGCTCCGCAGCGGGTACGACGCTTTGAGACGACCGACAGAACAGTGGCTGAGCGAGAATGGCGGCGCGGAAAAACTTGTCGGCAGGACCGTTTACGGCGAATCTGCGCCGAATTCTGAAGCCAGCAATTTGCGCGGCATGATGTGGAAGTCCTACGACCAGAGCGGGCTTGTGGAAAACGCCGCCTACGACTTCAAGGGCAACCTCCTGCAAGGATCGCGGCAATTTGCCCGCGCGTATAACCAGACCATAGACTGGAACGTCACCGCCCCGGACTCGCTGCTGGAATCGGAAACGTTCACGACGACTACCGCCTACGACGCGCTGAACCGCGCGACGAGCATCAGGACACCGCACAACTCAAGCATTCCTGCGAGCGAGATTCTGCCGGGCTACAACGAGGCCTCGCTGCTCGAGAAGGTTGACGTGAAGCTGCGCGGAGCCACTACCGCCACGAACTTTGTCCAGAATATCGACTACGATGCGAAGGGCCAGCGCGAGCGGATACAATACGGCAACGGCTCCACGACGGGCTACACGTATGACGATAAAACCTTCCGCCTGAAGCGCCTCCTGACAACCCGCAACAACGGGGCGGACGTCTTGCAGGACCTCAACTACACCTACGACGCCGTAGGCAATGTCACGCAGATAGACGACAGCGCCCAGCAGACGATATTCTTCAACGGCAGTGTTGTCAGCCCGAGCCAGAAGTTCGAATACGACGCCCTCTACAGGCTGGTAAAGGCCACCGGCCGCGAGCATGTTTCTGTGAATGCGGACAGCGAACCGGAGGCCGAAGGCTATAACGCCGCGCAGATAAGCCCGCAGGACGGCACCGCCATGCGGAACTACGCCCGCGAATGGGAATATGACAGCGTCGGGAATATCCTGTCGATGATTCATAAGTTTAATGGGTCGCAATGGACTAGGAGAAACGCTTACGCCACGGACTGCAACCGCCTCAACAGTACCGCAGTCGGGCAGACTACGGCGAGCTTCGCCTACAACGCCCACGGTTCCATGACGTCCATGCCGCACTTGAGCGCGATGGACTGGGACTTCACCGAAAAGCTGTGCCACGTCACCCGCGGCACGACCGAGGCCTACTACAACTACGACGGCAACGGAATAAGGACTCGCAAGGTTGTAGTGAAAAATGGCGTGACGGAAACCCGCCTGTACCTCGGCGGCTTTGAAATCTGGCGCAAGACCGTAAACGGTGCCCTAGATACGGAACGCGAGACATTGCACGTCATGGACGACCAGAAGCGCATTGCAATAGTCGAAACCTTGACGGTGGAAAACGGGAACCGTGTCGCGGGCCCTTCGCCCGTGCAACGCTACCAGCTAGACAACCACCTTGGTTCCGCGTCATTGGAACTCGACGCATCCGCGAACATCATCAGCTACGAGGAATACTACCCCTACGGCGACACCAGCTACCGCGCGGGCCGCAGCGCTAGCGAGGTGAGCCAGAAACGCTACCGATACACCGGCAAGGAGAAGGACGAGGAATCCTCGCTCTATTACTGCGAACAGCGTTACTATGCGGCGCACATATCGAGGTGGGTCTCGACGGACCCCACATGGCTTGAGGACGGCATCAACATCTACGCCTACGTGCACGGGAACCCCCTAAGCGGCGTGGACCCGAGCGGTATGGGAACGGAAAACAATGAAACGGCTGCAAATGATGAGTATAATGATGATAAAGCGAAAGAAAACCTAATAAATGCAATAAGGGAACATGTATTGTCTGGTTTAGGAGATGAAGGGCGAAAAAAGGTAGAGTCTATAATCGAAAAAATAAAGGATGGTTCCTTTGATGAGGAAATATATAAAAATATAGGTAGGCCGGAAAAAGGAACTGATGTAAATCCTACAAAGTTTGGTCGTTTAGTTGAAGATAAAGATTTGCAAGATCTTTATTATATTGCTAGGGCAAGGGATTATCAGATAAGAGACGGGAAAAATGGCGTTGCACAATACTATATCGTGTATGGTGCTAAATACATGTTTAGATTTAAATATGAAACACGTAATGAACTAACTGAAGAAGGTAAAGATTGGCTTGATGATACACTTAAAAATTTGCAAAACGAAATGGAAAAGATAATTTCTGAAAATCCTAAATGTGAAAATATCCCTGAAAAAATGCCAAATTCACTTAACGATTTAGCATTTAAAAGTCACGTAAGGGCATATGTTGATGCTGGCTTTTGTAAAGTGCCTATGGATTGGTGGGATATTATTGGAACCCCTGATCTATCAGATATAAAAAAAGGTATAAGACAGGGACTTGGTGTTGCTGCAGAGTGTTTTGATATAAAGATCTTCTTTTACAATACAGGCGCGATATATACCAATATGAACGTTAATCGTGAAAAAAAATAG
- a CDS encoding FISUMP domain-containing protein produces MNSFLIKCALFISLLLAACSSENYESVSIGNQVWMARNLNRDIGGSFCYDNDSLNCEKYGRLYTWKAAQNACPEGWSDSCGLSRT; encoded by the coding sequence ATGAACTCATTTCTGATTAAATGTGCCCTATTTATTTCTCTCCTTCTCGCGGCATGCTCCAGCGAGAATTACGAGTCTGTTAGCATTGGCAATCAAGTGTGGATGGCGCGCAATTTGAATCGCGATATCGGTGGAAGTTTCTGTTACGACAACGATTCGTTGAACTGCGAAAAGTACGGGCGGCTCTACACTTGGAAAGCTGCACAGAACGCTTGCCCCGAAGGGTGGTCCGACTCATGCGGACTTTCGAGAACTTGA